Within the Dechloromonas denitrificans genome, the region GCGGCCGGGAAGGGCGAGGAGGGCGAGGTCATCGACCCGTTCCGCAACAAGAGCTGGTATGTCGCGCCACCGCCGCCGCCACCACCCAAACCGACGGCGCCGCCGCTACCTTTCCAGTACCTCGGCAAGCTCAGCGAGGACGGCGAAACCCGCGTCTTCCTCAATCATCAGGGCAAGCACCTGATCGCCAAGGTCGGCGACGTGATCAACGGCACCTACAGCGTCGAGGATATCGCTGGCGGGCAGATGATTTTCCGCTATCAGCCGTTGCAGGAAACGCAGACCCTGGCCATTGGCAGCGAGCGCTAATCGGGCGCCGGCCGGCGGCCTGGTCTGGCGCGGATGAGCCGAACGGCTCATGTTTTCTGCTTTGAATTGAAATAATTCGAGCCGATGATCGATATGCCGTCGGGCTGGCAAGGCGTTATGGTCAGGGACGGCATGCTCCGGTCGCCCCGGCCGGGCAAACAATAACGACAGGAGACAAACCATGAAGTCCGTAACCAACCCATTATCGTTACCCGCGGTGCGCTGCCTCGGCGCGCTGATCATGCTGCTCGGTGCCGGCGCGGCGCATGCCGACCGCTGCGCCAACCTGGTTCAGGCTTTCGGCAACCGGCTGGCCGACGTCAGCTGCGTCGACAGCGCCGATCTGACCACGGCCAACCCGGCGACGACGCCGGCCAACAATTCGCTACCCGGCCTGCCGCCCTTCGCCTTCACGCCGCAGAGCGACCGGGCGACGATTGCCCCGGACCCGGCCAACCGGACGCCGATCAAGGGGCCGGTGCCCGGCCTCCAACTCAACGCCCGGATCGCCAGCGACCCGACCGGCCAGGCCCGCTTCCTGTTGCGCCTGCCGGCCAACTGGAATGGCCGTCTGGTGGTGGCCGGGGCGTCCGGTACGCGCAGCGAGTTCAACGGCGATTTCGCCTGGAGCGATTATGTCGTCCAGAAAGGCTATGCCTACGCCTCGCAGAACAAGGGGGTGCTCAATCTCAAGCTGAGCGATGGCAGCGACCCGCTGGCCTGCCGTCTTAACCCGACCTCGCCGACCTGGGCGCATTTCTACGATAACGATCCGGGCCAGGAATTCACCCGCTGGCGCGATTTCATGGTGCTTGCCTCGAAACTGGCCCACCAGGGGGCTGCCGCCCATTACGGCCGGGCACCGCGCTACACCTACGCGGTCGGGACGTCCAACGGCGGCTACCAGGTCCGCCGGGCGGTCGAGTCGGCCCCCGAATGGTTCGCTGGCGGCGTCGATTGGGAAGGCACTTTCGTCGATGCCAATGCCGCCAATCTGCTGACCGATTTGCCGGCGGCGGTGCTGAATTTCCCCGACTATGTCGATGGCGGCATGGATGCAACTAGTCTCGCCGCCCGGAACATCCGGGCCGCCGGTTTTCCGCCCGATCTCGGCAGCGGTGCCACGTCGCTGTGGTCGATGAATTCCGCGTCGTTCTGGGAAGTGACGCTGTGCCAGTGGCAGAAGCGCCTCGATCCGGCCTACGACACCTATGGCAGCGGCCCGGAAAACTACAATTACAGCGCCCGGCAATCGGTTTCCGAAGTTGGCGACAACGTCGCCGATTTTTCCACCAGTGGCCGCCTGCAACGCCCGCTGATCACCGTGGCCGGGACCATGGATGCGCTGCTGCCGATCGACCACCACGCCCGGGCCTATGCCCGCAAGGTTGCTGCGGCCAGTCGTCAGGAAGCCGATGGCGATGAGCATCGGCATCGCCACCACCCCGAACGCCAGCCGGCCTACCGGCTCTATGAGGTGCAGAACGGCAATCACATCGAGACCTACAAGCTGACCCTGCCGCAACTGGAGTTGATCCAGCCGCACGCCCAGCGGGCTTTCGATCTGCTGGTCGGCCATGTCGAGCAGGGCAGGGCGCTGCCGCCCGATCAGTGCATCGGGCGCGGCCAGAGCATCGGCGCGACCCCCGCCCAGCCGGGCCATTGCGCCGAACTGCTGGCGCCCTGAGTTCGGCCGGGAGCCATTCCCGGAATGTCTGCGGCAGCGCTTGCCCGGTCGGACAAGCCTGCCGCACCGCCGCCCCGATGAGCCGATCGGCTCAGGTTTTGCTACGGGCGATGTCACAAGCATGCAATTCGCCGCCGGTATAAAGCGAAAGGTGCTCTGCCGACGCCGCGCCAGACGACTGCATCGCTGACGCTCGCGGGCGGGGCCGGCCCTTCCGACCCCCAACCCCTATGGAGTAATCCCATGACGAAGTTCCCGCGCGCTGTTGTTGCGGCGCTGCTCATTGCCAGCCCGCTGGTGGCATTCGCCGCCACCCCCAATGTCCAGATTACCGAATGGATGTACAACGGCAACGACGCCACCGGCGAGTGCATCGAATTCACCAACCTCGGCAATTCGGCGGTGGACTTCTCCGGCTGGTCGTTCGACGACAGTTCGCGCGCGGCCGGCTCGGTCAGCCTGTCGGCTTTCGGCATGGTCGCGGCCGGCCAATCGGT harbors:
- a CDS encoding 3-hydroxybutyrate oligomer hydrolase family protein — encoded protein: MKSVTNPLSLPAVRCLGALIMLLGAGAAHADRCANLVQAFGNRLADVSCVDSADLTTANPATTPANNSLPGLPPFAFTPQSDRATIAPDPANRTPIKGPVPGLQLNARIASDPTGQARFLLRLPANWNGRLVVAGASGTRSEFNGDFAWSDYVVQKGYAYASQNKGVLNLKLSDGSDPLACRLNPTSPTWAHFYDNDPGQEFTRWRDFMVLASKLAHQGAAAHYGRAPRYTYAVGTSNGGYQVRRAVESAPEWFAGGVDWEGTFVDANAANLLTDLPAAVLNFPDYVDGGMDATSLAARNIRAAGFPPDLGSGATSLWSMNSASFWEVTLCQWQKRLDPAYDTYGSGPENYNYSARQSVSEVGDNVADFSTSGRLQRPLITVAGTMDALLPIDHHARAYARKVAAASRQEADGDEHRHRHHPERQPAYRLYEVQNGNHIETYKLTLPQLELIQPHAQRAFDLLVGHVEQGRALPPDQCIGRGQSIGATPAQPGHCAELLAP